Genomic window (Rhizobium brockwellii):
TCGAAGATTGGCTCAATCCCACTTCGTCGGCCAGGACGCTCACGGACATTTCTCCTTCGGCCAACAGATGCAGAATGTGAAGCCGCTTGGCATTCCCCATGGCCGACAGGAAGTTTGCTTCGTTGTCGAAGGCGTTGGTTTCAGGGGAAGGCGCGGCTGACGATTGATTGTTCAAGGCGAGATCTCCTTTGGGGAACCAAAGCCGGGGCAACAGGTCATATCCCCGAGCTTTAATTTAGAGATAACGCATGGGTGCGGGGCCGAAACCCATTATCGGCGCCGCATCGTCTTTTCCGGCGCGAATCGGATACGGCGCGCCTCAAATGGACAGCGGCGGCAGATCATGTTCAAGATCGGCATCCTTCGCCTATAAGCTAGCGCGGGCCGACCTGGCGCATTTGTGGGGGCAGTGTTTCCCAGGCCCGGATCAGTTCGCCGATGGACGCGGCCTCCATCTTGTGCATGACATTGCTGCGATGCAGTTTCACCGTCACTTCACTGATGCCGAGATCAAAGGCGATCTGCTTGTTGAGGCGGCCGCGCGCCACCTCATGCAAAACTTCGCGCTCGCGCTGCGTCAGCGTCTCCAGGCGCTTGATGTTGCGCTCGGCGATCGCGGCTTCCGCCCGTCGTTCGGCATCCATCGCAATGCCTGCAGTCACCGCGTCGAGCAGCGTCTGGTCCCGCACCGGCTTGGTGAGAAAATCCACGGCGCCGGCCTTCATCGCCTGGACGGTCATCGGGATATCGCCATGTCCGGTCAGGAAGATGATCGGCTTGGAAATGCCGTTTTCGGCCAGATGGCTCTGCAGATGGAGGCCGCTTGCGCCCGGCATGCGCACATCGAGGATCAGGCAGCCGGGGCTATCCAAGATATCGGCATCAAGCAATTCACGGGTCGAAGCAAAACTGGTCGACTGGAAACCCGCCGACAGGATCAGCTCCGACAGTGCCTCGCGAACCGATGCGTCGTCATCGACGATAATGACAAGCGGCTGGCCCTCATCATAACTGCACTGCAATGATAACGGCGCCGATCTCCGCAGCAACGGCTGGTCAACTCTCATGTCACCCTCCATCTGTCGATTTATGCAAAGCGTTGGCAATGGCCGCCAGCAGGGCCTGGGCATCGAAGGGCTTGCGGAAAAATCCACTCGCGCCTTGGGCGCGTCCCTGATCCGCTATCTCGTGGCGGCCCGTGATCATGAATACCGGCAGCTCCGGACGTGACTTCCTCACGAGGTCACGAAGTTCGAAGCCGTCGATGCCAGGCATTCCGATATCGGTGATGAGCAGGTCGAGGTCCGACAGCCCGTTGACGAGCAGTGAGCCCGCCGACGAGAAGCTGCGGGCCACATAACCTGCGGATTCAAGAAGGTCGCCCATCGATTCAAGCAGCCTTGGATCGTCATCGACAATTGCCACGACGTGTCTTGTCTTGTTCATGTTCAATTCCCTC
Coding sequences:
- a CDS encoding response regulator transcription factor, giving the protein MRVDQPLLRRSAPLSLQCSYDEGQPLVIIVDDDASVREALSELILSAGFQSTSFASTRELLDADILDSPGCLILDVRMPGASGLHLQSHLAENGISKPIIFLTGHGDIPMTVQAMKAGAVDFLTKPVRDQTLLDAVTAGIAMDAERRAEAAIAERNIKRLETLTQREREVLHEVARGRLNKQIAFDLGISEVTVKLHRSNVMHKMEAASIGELIRAWETLPPQMRQVGPR
- a CDS encoding response regulator, which codes for MNKTRHVVAIVDDDPRLLESMGDLLESAGYVARSFSSAGSLLVNGLSDLDLLITDIGMPGIDGFELRDLVRKSRPELPVFMITGRHEIADQGRAQGASGFFRKPFDAQALLAAIANALHKSTDGG